From Cyanobacterium sp. T60_A2020_053, one genomic window encodes:
- a CDS encoding type II toxin-antitoxin system CcdA family antitoxin, whose protein sequence is MSNDILSDNRSGEKVEISMHIDAVLLEKIKHLTNDPSKVVETALKEWLKGERKQDDELTRSLRRNPPVPPRGEWND, encoded by the coding sequence ATGAGTAACGATATATTATCTGACAATCGCAGTGGAGAAAAGGTCGAAATTTCCATGCACATTGACGCTGTTTTATTAGAAAAAATTAAACATTTAACCAATGACCCCAGTAAAGTGGTGGAAACCGCCCTCAAAGAATGGCTCAAGGGTGAGAGAAAACAAGATGATGAACTAACTCGTAGTCTGCGCCGTAATCCTCCTGTGCCACCACGGGGGGAATGGAATGACTAG
- a CDS encoding GAF domain-containing sensor histidine kinase, with protein MKLSIINCHSLAHMGAELVFTQDSDGNYRAFFWQPTKIQLDFCNDGGEGAGQKFKPIPLSSYLEKIRRVIARGIPERCYHIFSYENLQFPFELMITPIKNLEGKFDSVFVTGYCLSSSDFSLTSNLALPTNPDPFQVVLTRIARNIRSTLDLETIWQQTVDSIGEALQVSRCLLLAPSTDANFLDVKAEYCHTSHNSLLGQRFAINDYQCLQDVSHHQKPFVYHQNNDHQYQCLSVLIVGTFYQKQLNGVIALNQCDRTRYWSEAESELIQELAEQVGTAIAHATIYQKLEQANIEAEKASQLKSEFLASTSHELRTPLNGILGFLQLVLDDMADDEEEEKEFITQAHRSALHLLNLINDILDIAKIEANKIEFRFDNISLNQICEDVAKFAQSQAEKKNIEFHFDLPTTYDPILIYSDYQRLLQVLLNVVGNAFKFTHEGEISLTVEIIAKAIQYNGKSLPGLVKMSIADTGIGVSLEKQENLFEKFYQVDGSRTKSTGGTGLGLAISRRLIESMGGRISFYSMGESLGSTVTLTIPLSQLPVIRG; from the coding sequence ATAAAATTGAGTATAATTAATTGCCATAGTTTAGCCCATATGGGCGCTGAGTTGGTTTTTACTCAAGATAGTGACGGTAACTATCGAGCTTTTTTTTGGCAACCAACTAAAATACAACTAGACTTCTGCAATGATGGGGGGGAGGGCGCTGGTCAAAAATTTAAACCAATCCCCCTGTCTTCTTATCTCGAAAAAATCAGACGGGTAATAGCTAGGGGTATCCCAGAGCGCTGTTATCACATTTTTTCCTACGAAAATTTACAGTTTCCTTTTGAATTAATGATTACCCCCATCAAAAATCTTGAGGGGAAATTTGATTCGGTTTTTGTCACAGGATACTGCTTATCTTCCTCTGATTTTTCTCTCACCTCAAATTTAGCTTTACCCACCAACCCTGATCCTTTTCAAGTAGTATTGACTCGGATTGCCCGAAATATTCGTAGTACACTAGACCTAGAAACTATTTGGCAACAAACCGTTGATAGCATAGGAGAAGCCTTACAAGTAAGTCGTTGTCTTTTACTAGCGCCCTCCACCGATGCCAATTTTTTGGACGTAAAAGCTGAATATTGCCACACTTCCCATAATTCCCTACTAGGGCAAAGATTCGCCATCAATGATTATCAGTGTTTACAAGATGTTAGCCATCATCAAAAACCTTTTGTTTACCATCAAAATAATGACCATCAGTATCAATGCTTATCGGTTTTAATCGTAGGTACATTTTATCAAAAACAGCTAAACGGAGTCATTGCCCTTAACCAGTGTGATCGCACCAGATACTGGAGTGAAGCAGAATCAGAATTGATCCAAGAATTAGCAGAACAAGTGGGAACAGCCATCGCCCATGCTACCATTTATCAAAAACTAGAACAAGCCAATATTGAAGCCGAAAAAGCCTCTCAATTAAAAAGCGAATTTTTAGCTAGTACCAGCCACGAATTAAGAACCCCTTTAAATGGCATTTTAGGGTTTTTGCAGTTGGTTTTAGATGACATGGCAGATGATGAAGAAGAAGAAAAAGAATTTATTACTCAAGCCCATCGCTCGGCATTACACTTACTTAATTTGATTAATGATATTTTAGACATCGCCAAAATTGAAGCGAATAAAATTGAATTTAGATTCGATAATATTTCCCTTAATCAAATTTGTGAAGATGTTGCCAAATTTGCTCAAAGCCAAGCAGAAAAGAAGAATATTGAATTTCATTTCGATTTACCCACTACCTATGACCCCATTTTAATTTATTCAGATTATCAAAGACTACTGCAAGTTTTATTGAATGTAGTCGGTAACGCCTTTAAATTTACCCATGAAGGAGAAATTTCCCTAACCGTGGAAATTATTGCTAAAGCTATTCAATATAACGGCAAAAGTCTGCCCGGTTTAGTCAAAATGAGTATTGCCGATACTGGTATTGGAGTATCCTTAGAAAAACAAGAAAACCTCTTTGAGAAATTTTATCAGGTGGATGGCTCTAGGACAAAATCCACAGGAGGTACCGGATTAGGGTTAGCTATTTCTCGGCGCTTAATCGAATCCATGGGGGGAAGAATCTCTTTTTATAGTATGGGCGAGAGTCTTGGTTCTACTGTCACTTTGACAATTCCCCTTAGTCAGTTGCCAGTTATTCGGGGTTAA
- a CDS encoding phosphoglycerate dehydrogenase: MAKVLVSDPIDEVGIKILQQVAEVDIKTGLSEDELIAIIPQYDALMIRSGTQVTQKVIESAENLKIVGRAGVGVDNVDVAAATRKGIVVVNSPEGNTIAAAEHALAMMLSLSRHIPDANQSVKESRWDRKKYIGSEVYKKSLGVVGLGKIGSHVAKVGKAMGMKILAFDPFISQERANQLGCTLVDLDILFSESDYITLHIPKTKETTNLINAEALAKMKPSARIINCARGGIIEENDLYEALKNGQIAGAALDVFASEPLGESKLRELDNIILTPHLGASTAEAQVNVAIDVAEQIRDVLLGLPARSAVNIPGLSPDVMEKLRPYMRLAETLGNLVGQLAGDRVESLNVKLQGDLADNNSQPLVIASLKGLLSKALRERVNYVNAGIEAKERGIHLVETRDASIKDYSNSIYLEAVGTKGTHSVTGALLNDGEIRITSINGFPVNVPPNTYMLFTLHRDVPGIIGNIGTLLGSFNVNIASMQVGRKIVRGDAVMVLSIDDPLPDGVLSEIIKVSGVTDAYTVSL; the protein is encoded by the coding sequence ATGGCAAAAGTTCTCGTATCTGATCCCATCGATGAAGTAGGGATTAAAATTCTGCAGCAAGTAGCAGAAGTTGATATTAAAACAGGATTATCAGAAGATGAATTAATAGCGATTATCCCTCAGTATGACGCGCTGATGATTCGTTCTGGCACTCAGGTTACTCAAAAAGTGATCGAATCTGCCGAAAACTTAAAAATTGTGGGGCGCGCTGGGGTAGGGGTTGATAACGTGGATGTGGCTGCCGCTACCCGTAAAGGGATTGTGGTGGTTAACTCCCCTGAAGGTAACACCATTGCCGCCGCCGAACACGCTTTGGCAATGATGCTATCTCTTTCTCGTCATATTCCAGACGCTAACCAATCAGTAAAAGAAAGTAGGTGGGATCGTAAAAAGTATATTGGTTCTGAGGTTTATAAAAAAAGTCTTGGCGTAGTAGGATTAGGCAAAATTGGCTCTCATGTAGCAAAAGTGGGTAAAGCCATGGGCATGAAAATTTTGGCTTTTGATCCGTTTATTTCTCAAGAAAGAGCGAATCAACTGGGTTGCACTTTAGTTGATCTTGATATTCTTTTCAGTGAATCAGATTATATTACTCTGCATATTCCTAAAACGAAAGAAACCACTAATTTAATTAATGCTGAGGCTTTAGCCAAAATGAAGCCCAGCGCCCGTATCATCAACTGCGCTCGGGGGGGTATCATCGAAGAAAATGACCTTTATGAAGCTCTGAAAAATGGTCAAATTGCTGGGGCAGCCCTTGATGTATTTGCATCTGAACCGTTAGGGGAATCAAAATTAAGAGAATTAGATAATATCATTCTTACTCCTCACCTTGGTGCATCCACTGCTGAAGCTCAAGTTAATGTGGCCATCGATGTTGCAGAACAAATTAGAGATGTATTACTCGGACTTCCTGCTCGTAGTGCGGTGAATATTCCCGGTTTAAGCCCTGATGTCATGGAAAAATTACGCCCTTATATGCGTTTAGCGGAAACGTTAGGGAATTTAGTAGGGCAGTTAGCTGGAGATAGGGTAGAGAGTCTCAACGTTAAATTACAAGGGGATTTAGCCGATAATAATAGTCAACCTTTGGTGATTGCTTCTCTCAAGGGTTTATTATCCAAAGCCTTACGGGAGAGAGTTAACTATGTTAATGCTGGTATCGAAGCGAAGGAAAGAGGTATTCACTTAGTGGAAACCAGAGACGCTAGTATCAAAGACTATAGTAACTCTATTTACCTTGAAGCAGTTGGTACTAAAGGTACTCACTCGGTGACAGGGGCGCTGTTAAATGATGGTGAGATTCGCATTACCAGTATTAATGGTTTTCCTGTCAATGTGCCACCTAATACTTATATGTTGTTCACTTTACACCGTGATGTCCCCGGTATTATCGGTAATATTGGTACTTTGTTAGGAAGTTTTAACGTCAATATCGCTAGTATGCAAGTAGGGCGCAAAATTGTGCGTGGTGATGCAGTGATGGTGTTAAGTATTGATGATCCTTTACCTGATGGTGTTTTATCTGAAATCATTAAGGTAAGCGGTGTTACTGATGCTTATACCGTAAGTTTATAA
- the speB gene encoding agmatinase: MKQFLESEIISTYEESEVVILPIPYEVTTTYRKGCEFGPEAVLIASDQLECYDEELGMETCFQTKIFTHDNIADTRLNNQLTAEEMLSITSETVKKLVKDGKFVIGVGGEHAITTGLVQGYLNSLGESFTVVQIDAHGDMRYEFEGSIHNHACVMRRVVELGLPTLPVGIRAICKEEADLIEAKNIPVMWARAIYHNSNWIEEAINNITTKKVFVTIDLDGLDPGFMPGVGTPEPGGLDWYQLLGFMRAVFSNFEVIGCDIMELAPTKDSVVSEFTAAKLIYKLIGYWVNSKKF, from the coding sequence ATGAAACAATTTTTAGAGTCTGAAATCATCTCCACTTATGAAGAGTCAGAGGTGGTGATTCTACCGATTCCCTACGAGGTTACTACCACTTACCGCAAAGGATGCGAGTTTGGACCAGAAGCAGTTTTGATCGCCTCAGATCAATTAGAATGTTATGACGAAGAATTAGGAATGGAAACTTGTTTTCAAACCAAAATTTTCACCCATGATAATATTGCCGATACACGCCTCAATAATCAGTTAACGGCGGAAGAAATGTTATCTATTACCAGTGAAACGGTGAAAAAACTTGTTAAGGATGGTAAATTTGTGATTGGAGTGGGTGGAGAACACGCTATTACTACAGGCTTAGTACAAGGATATTTAAACAGTTTGGGAGAATCTTTTACTGTAGTGCAAATTGATGCCCATGGTGATATGCGCTACGAATTTGAAGGTTCAATTCATAATCATGCTTGTGTGATGCGTCGAGTTGTGGAGTTGGGTTTACCTACCTTACCTGTCGGCATTCGTGCAATTTGCAAGGAAGAAGCGGATTTAATTGAAGCTAAAAATATTCCTGTGATGTGGGCGCGCGCCATCTACCATAATTCTAATTGGATTGAGGAAGCCATTAATAATATTACTACGAAAAAAGTTTTTGTTACTATTGATTTAGATGGTTTAGACCCGGGTTTTATGCCGGGAGTTGGTACACCTGAACCGGGTGGCTTAGACTGGTATCAACTTTTGGGCTTCATGAGGGCAGTTTTTAGTAATTTTGAGGTGATTGGTTGTGACATCATGGAATTAGCGCCCACCAAAGATTCTGTAGTGTCTGAATTTACTGCGGCTAAGTTGATTTATAAGTTGATTGGCTACTGGGTAAATTCTAAAAAGTTTTAA
- the trmD gene encoding tRNA (guanosine(37)-N1)-methyltransferase TrmD, with amino-acid sequence MQIDVITLFPDFFTSAIQCSLLGRALKKEIASVNFINPRDFTTDKHHQVDDIPYGGGVGMVLKPEPIFSAVESLPVLSPREVILLTPQGEKLNQPLLKDLAFNYRQLVLICGHYEGIDERVKHLVTREVSLGDFILTGGEIPALTLIDGVVRLLPGTVGKQASLEEESFENGLLDYPHYTRPAHFRQWEVPLVLRSGNHKAIADWRYQQQLQATKEKRPDLLEEL; translated from the coding sequence GTGCAAATTGACGTTATTACTTTATTTCCTGATTTTTTTACCTCAGCCATACAATGTAGCTTGCTGGGGAGGGCGCTGAAAAAAGAAATTGCTTCGGTTAATTTCATCAACCCTAGGGATTTTACCACGGACAAACATCACCAAGTAGATGATATTCCTTATGGTGGTGGAGTTGGCATGGTGTTGAAACCTGAACCAATTTTCTCGGCGGTGGAGTCTTTACCTGTGTTATCTCCTCGTGAGGTGATTTTATTAACTCCCCAAGGGGAAAAGTTAAATCAACCTTTACTAAAAGATTTGGCTTTTAATTATCGTCAATTAGTGTTAATTTGTGGACATTATGAAGGTATTGACGAGAGAGTTAAGCATTTGGTAACGAGGGAAGTTTCTTTGGGAGATTTTATTTTAACTGGGGGTGAAATTCCGGCTTTAACTCTCATTGATGGAGTAGTGCGCTTGTTACCCGGCACAGTGGGAAAACAGGCTTCTTTGGAGGAGGAAAGTTTTGAGAATGGGTTGCTGGATTATCCCCATTACACTCGCCCAGCGCACTTCAGACAGTGGGAAGTCCCTCTGGTGTTACGTTCTGGCAATCACAAAGCCATCGCCGATTGGCGCTATCAGCAACAGTTACAGGCAACTAAAGAAAAAAGACCAGATTTGCTTGAGGAGTTATGA
- a CDS encoding NUDIX hydrolase yields the protein MYKNPAPTVDIIIEMVDRPSRPIILIERKFEPLGWAIPGGFMDYGECAEVSARREAKEETNLDVTLIEQFYVYSNPNRDLRKHTISIVYIATARGNPQAQDDALNVNIFDLWEIPKNLCFDHDQILQDYQRYRYYHRRPSI from the coding sequence ATGTATAAAAATCCAGCGCCCACCGTCGATATAATTATTGAAATGGTCGATCGCCCTTCTCGCCCGATTATTCTCATCGAGAGAAAATTTGAACCGTTGGGGTGGGCAATACCGGGAGGGTTTATGGATTACGGGGAGTGCGCTGAAGTTAGCGCGCGCCGGGAGGCAAAAGAAGAAACTAATCTTGATGTCACCCTAATAGAACAATTTTACGTTTATTCTAATCCTAATCGAGACCTACGAAAACATACTATTAGCATTGTTTATATTGCCACAGCCAGAGGAAATCCCCAAGCGCAGGATGATGCCCTTAATGTTAATATTTTTGATTTATGGGAAATTCCTAAAAATCTTTGTTTTGATCATGACCAAATTTTACAAGACTATCAACGCTACCGTTATTATCACCGGCGCCCTTCAATTTGA
- a CDS encoding asparaginase: MSRIKRPPYPPLEVHLLREGIVESVHQVEVTVADDKGRTLCVAGNPETVTFTRSALKPFQALAVTSTGVLERFDLTDRDLAIMCASHQGTIEQARQVFNILWKADIDPTTLKCPIPEGKDSALQHNCSGKHAGMLAVCQQRNWDLDNYCHRSNPVQALILKKISELLSMPSAELMAARDDCGVPTYALPLSQIATLYAKLACGSHIDLERIVRSMTRYPRLIAGEGAFDTELMLLTEGALVSKSGAEGVQCIGNISQDMGLAIKVLDGAKRAKYATAIQVLKQLGWISLSMAEKLGDKFIRIDQYRRLEILGECTLV, translated from the coding sequence ATGTCCAGAATCAAACGTCCTCCATATCCTCCCTTAGAAGTACATTTATTAAGAGAAGGAATTGTCGAATCAGTTCATCAGGTAGAAGTTACCGTCGCTGACGACAAAGGGCGCACCCTCTGTGTAGCTGGAAACCCCGAAACCGTAACTTTTACTCGCTCCGCATTAAAGCCATTTCAAGCCTTAGCAGTAACCAGTACAGGAGTATTAGAAAGATTTGATTTAACGGATCGAGATTTAGCAATAATGTGTGCTTCCCATCAGGGTACAATCGAACAGGCTAGACAAGTTTTTAATATCTTGTGGAAAGCAGATATTGATCCTACAACATTGAAATGCCCCATTCCAGAGGGAAAAGACAGCGCCCTCCAACATAATTGTTCAGGGAAACACGCTGGAATGTTAGCGGTTTGTCAACAAAGAAATTGGGATTTAGATAATTATTGCCATCGCTCTAATCCAGTACAGGCTTTGATTTTAAAGAAAATATCCGAACTATTATCCATGCCTTCGGCAGAATTGATGGCAGCACGGGATGATTGTGGTGTGCCGACTTATGCCCTACCCCTATCGCAAATTGCCACTTTATACGCTAAATTGGCTTGTGGTAGTCATATCGATTTAGAACGCATTGTACGTTCTATGACTCGTTATCCCCGTTTAATCGCCGGGGAGGGCGCTTTTGATACCGAGTTGATGTTGCTCACAGAAGGGGCGCTGGTGAGCAAATCGGGGGCTGAAGGGGTACAATGTATCGGTAATATCAGTCAGGATATGGGTTTAGCCATCAAAGTTTTGGATGGGGCGAAGCGCGCTAAATATGCCACAGCTATTCAAGTTTTAAAACAACTGGGGTGGATTTCTCTGAGTATGGCGGAAAAATTAGGGGATAAATTTATTCGTATCGATCAGTATAGACGCTTAGAAATTTTAGGAGAGTGTACTCTCGTTTAA
- a CDS encoding MAPEG family protein — protein MLLGASIVTLLALLVYFATIINVGRARMKYQVMPPAMTGNEDFERVVRVQQNTLEQLIFFLPLLWIFSAYVSELWGIILGGTWVVGRIIYAWGYSLEAKKRMPGFAISTLSALSLLSLCLVKLGLIVYQQLNF, from the coding sequence ATGTTGTTAGGTGCAAGTATTGTTACTTTATTAGCTCTATTAGTGTATTTTGCCACTATCATTAATGTGGGTAGAGCAAGAATGAAATATCAGGTTATGCCTCCGGCAATGACGGGAAATGAGGATTTCGAGCGAGTGGTAAGAGTGCAACAAAACACCCTCGAACAATTAATTTTTTTCTTACCCCTATTATGGATTTTCTCTGCTTACGTTAGCGAGTTATGGGGGATAATTCTTGGTGGCACTTGGGTTGTGGGTAGGATTATCTATGCTTGGGGATATTCCCTTGAGGCTAAAAAAAGAATGCCGGGCTTTGCTATTAGCACCCTCAGCGCCCTCAGCCTTTTATCTCTTTGTCTGGTTAAATTAGGATTGATAGTATATCAACAGCTTAATTTTTAA
- a CDS encoding DUF5615 family PIN-like protein: protein MLLKLLLDQGLPRSAPKLLLNAGIDAIHVADIGLATAEDEEILLKAKQERRVIVTLDADFHSLLALSGAKFPSVIRICIERLKAQAFTNLLLSVLPKCEESLLKGAVVTIDHHRIRLRFLPLVK from the coding sequence ATGTTGTTAAAACTGTTGCTTGATCAAGGTTTGCCCCGTTCAGCACCCAAACTTTTATTGAATGCTGGAATTGATGCGATTCATGTAGCAGACATCGGACTTGCCACAGCAGAAGATGAGGAAATTTTGTTAAAAGCGAAACAAGAAAGGAGAGTTATTGTTACTTTAGATGCTGATTTTCATAGCCTGTTAGCCTTGAGTGGTGCAAAGTTTCCTTCAGTTATCCGTATTTGCATTGAAAGACTGAAAGCTCAAGCATTCACAAATTTATTATTGTCAGTTTTACCTAAGTGTGAAGAAAGTTTACTTAAAGGTGCAGTGGTAACAATAGATCATCATCGTATTCGTTTAAGGTTTCTTCCTCTGGTTAAATAA
- a CDS encoding DUF433 domain-containing protein, producing the protein MKLDRITYNPRQMNGQPCIRNLRLTVRRIIELLAIYPDRNELYQEFPELEEQDIQQALIYASSYLDDQIIDLENVVKTVA; encoded by the coding sequence ATGAAACTAGATAGAATAACTTATAATCCCCGTCAAATGAATGGACAACCTTGTATCAGAAATCTTCGTTTAACAGTGCGTCGAATTATAGAATTATTAGCTATTTATCCTGATCGTAACGAATTATATCAAGAATTTCCTGAACTAGAAGAACAGGACATTCAACAAGCATTAATATATGCTTCTAGTTATTTAGATGACCAAATTATCGACTTAGAAAATGTTGTTAAAACTGTTGCTTGA
- a CDS encoding family 10 glycosylhydrolase: MDSFLGKLRNNWQSKLIIASSILTPWVAVEGAVAMVGVVYSQENAPQWQEITQRLQSTKIDYCILDTRNWQSQRDLNTLQALFIPNVNNISPNQAQSLEYWLKTGGKIIASGPVGQSSPDEVKNSLKKILGAQWGYPMTSPSNLIPTATNLVDQRLLAGTLIGGVIIPENNQIVTEASWSSNGNPPAVLRSNNTTFFAWRWGIDELTKPEFDTAWLTKALQDHRIKLTGNSNPNPQPCQSALFPAPKTPAPSPAQSQAKPTTIARNVSNREVEQMMAELSALTYRVENTLIKGEAKEARYDQPMTETIAQMNQIASKNVGKAPASNFRYGNDSAHQAVIQAQELLKNFPQLARTNFPDARRQWLNARRDLWENYPTDRNFAEPEVRAMWVDRGTIVKAKSKADLVHLFDRMAEAGINTVFFETINAGYPIYPSTVAPQQNPMTRGWDPLKASIELAHERNMELHAWAWIFAVANQGHNRLLGLPDNHLGPVLSRHPSWALKDKKGDIFSRTPGFQKAFIDPANPEVRRYLQRVLREIAQNYDVDGIQFDYIRYPFQDSFTKQQYGYTNSARWLFKQKYGVDPQTLTSSSPLWSQWARFRMEQVDSFVAETSQQLKEIKPDLTISAAVFPTERNERLWTLQQNWESWIANNSVDLMVLMTYALDTGSFESRVQSVNDYSLTSNSLILPGIRLLKVPYAEALDQMQLLRNLPSSGFALFASEHFDQDLERILIQTQGRNGTKTPPIPHRQPFESASLRYRALQQEWNFLLLNDKINISPSALQDWAKNADTLRSHLDILAKNPNPQNLQQAKSSLVYLRSRFPTYLQQHNTNNVRQGRSWSNRLIAIENLLNYGEVRKIN, translated from the coding sequence ATGGACAGTTTTTTGGGTAAATTGAGGAATAATTGGCAATCAAAATTAATCATTGCTAGTAGCATTTTAACCCCTTGGGTAGCGGTGGAGGGCGCTGTTGCCATGGTAGGAGTGGTTTATAGTCAAGAAAACGCACCCCAATGGCAAGAAATTACCCAACGACTACAAAGCACAAAAATTGACTATTGCATCTTAGATACCCGTAACTGGCAAAGCCAAAGAGACTTAAACACCCTACAGGCTCTATTTATTCCCAACGTTAACAATATTAGCCCCAATCAAGCTCAATCCCTCGAATATTGGCTCAAAACAGGGGGAAAAATCATCGCTTCAGGTCCCGTTGGGCAATCCTCCCCCGATGAAGTCAAAAATAGTCTCAAAAAGATTTTAGGGGCGCAGTGGGGTTATCCCATGACTAGCCCTTCTAACCTAATTCCCACCGCTACTAACTTAGTCGATCAAAGGCTTTTAGCAGGTACTTTAATTGGTGGTGTCATTATTCCTGAAAATAATCAAATTGTCACCGAAGCATCGTGGTCATCCAATGGTAATCCCCCTGCCGTATTGCGTAGTAATAATACCACTTTTTTTGCTTGGCGCTGGGGTATCGATGAATTGACTAAACCTGAATTTGACACGGCTTGGCTTACCAAAGCACTACAAGATCATCGCATCAAATTAACAGGAAATAGCAACCCTAATCCTCAACCTTGTCAAAGCGCCCTTTTCCCCGCACCAAAAACCCCAGCGCCCTCCCCCGCACAATCTCAGGCAAAACCTACCACCATCGCCAGAAACGTCTCTAATCGAGAAGTAGAGCAAATGATGGCAGAATTAAGCGCCCTCACTTATCGAGTCGAAAACACCCTTATAAAAGGAGAAGCGAAAGAGGCGAGATATGATCAACCGATGACAGAAACCATCGCCCAAATGAATCAAATTGCTTCTAAAAATGTCGGTAAAGCGCCTGCAAGTAATTTCCGTTATGGCAACGACAGCGCCCACCAAGCCGTCATTCAAGCCCAAGAATTATTAAAAAACTTCCCCCAATTAGCAAGAACAAATTTCCCCGACGCGCGCCGACAGTGGCTTAATGCCAGACGAGATTTATGGGAAAATTACCCCACGGATCGTAATTTTGCTGAACCAGAAGTGAGGGCAATGTGGGTAGATCGAGGCACTATTGTCAAAGCGAAATCAAAAGCTGATTTAGTACATTTGTTCGACCGCATGGCAGAAGCTGGAATTAATACCGTATTTTTTGAAACCATTAACGCTGGTTATCCCATTTACCCTAGCACAGTAGCGCCCCAACAAAACCCCATGACCAGAGGTTGGGACCCACTCAAGGCATCCATTGAATTAGCGCACGAGCGTAATATGGAATTACACGCTTGGGCGTGGATTTTTGCAGTGGCAAATCAAGGGCATAATCGCCTTTTGGGTTTACCTGACAATCATTTAGGTCCTGTTTTGAGTCGTCATCCTTCTTGGGCGCTAAAGGATAAAAAAGGCGATATATTTAGTCGCACACCCGGTTTTCAAAAAGCCTTCATCGATCCTGCTAACCCCGAAGTGAGAAGATATTTACAACGGGTGTTGAGAGAAATTGCTCAAAATTATGACGTGGATGGCATACAATTCGACTACATTCGCTATCCTTTCCAAGATAGCTTCACCAAACAACAATATGGTTATACCAATAGCGCCCGTTGGTTATTTAAGCAAAAATATGGCGTTGATCCTCAAACCCTAACATCTTCTTCCCCATTGTGGTCACAATGGGCAAGGTTTCGCATGGAACAAGTGGATAGTTTTGTGGCGGAAACCTCTCAACAATTAAAAGAAATTAAACCAGATTTAACCATCTCGGCGGCAGTGTTTCCCACCGAGAGAAACGAGCGCCTGTGGACATTACAGCAAAATTGGGAGAGTTGGATTGCCAATAATTCCGTAGATTTAATGGTACTGATGACCTATGCTTTGGATACGGGCAGTTTTGAAAGTAGGGTACAATCAGTTAACGATTATTCTCTCACCAGTAACAGTTTAATTCTACCCGGTATTCGTTTATTGAAAGTTCCTTACGCTGAGGCATTGGATCAGATGCAGTTGTTGCGCAATTTGCCCAGTAGCGGTTTTGCCCTGTTTGCCTCAGAACATTTTGACCAAGATTTAGAGCGTATTTTAATTCAAACTCAAGGGCGCAACGGCACAAAAACTCCGCCTATTCCACATCGTCAACCTTTTGAGTCGGCTTCTTTGCGTTATCGGGCTTTGCAACAGGAATGGAATTTTTTATTACTTAATGACAAAATTAATATTAGTCCTTCTGCTTTGCAAGATTGGGCAAAAAATGCTGATACTCTCCGTAGTCATTTAGATATTTTGGCAAAAAACCCTAACCCTCAGAATTTACAACAAGCTAAAAGTAGTTTAGTTTATCTTCGTAGTCGTTTTCCCACTTATTTGCAACAGCATAACACGAATAATGTAAGGCAAGGGCGCTCTTGGTCTAATCGTCTTATTGCTATTGAAAATTTACTTAATTATGGCGAAGTTAGAAAAATTAATTAG